In Larimichthys crocea isolate SSNF chromosome VI, L_crocea_2.0, whole genome shotgun sequence, one genomic interval encodes:
- the tnfrsf1b gene encoding tumor necrosis factor receptor superfamily member 1B: MKDILVLLVLLNVQTIKVCSQPYQPDSEGNCRNTTTEYLLEDFNLCCKKCPPGQRQKVKCSQSTDTECEQCSPGQFLEGWNYSPNCLSCKICKPIKGLQDVQKCSSTTRSKCGCQPGRYCFMGFENLYCDECRKYTECKAGYGVLTPGKANSNVKCQGCPDGTFSDRKSSTDRCQPHTVCHGRVVRKGNATSDNVCETEAFISTTQPRVLINKGVVTTATTMAGTLSANPESKTESILSPSTFVSGVANNYSTKSPPPSTVSDVKLGAIIATVVGVPIFIIIIILLLLSRTIWKKDAARFQPKVDANGNCETADKINQGYLAETQVTSFTTTLPEQQCLLEKGEAYSDQTQCGNNKETLTRTEGCSSSESNGPLQSTMPLHNPYSGLSEPMSLHSHIEPVAQQTSVSTPSSTQPVTTSPHVNVSIIVNIGNGTGETTSVMPTDLMHVDSNLPFGEKEESSSTPQQEAGKQSLMSVQESTTCCA, from the exons ATGAAGGACATACTTGTACTGCTGGTTCTGCTGAATGTCCAAACTATCAAG GTCTGCTCTCAGCCCTATCAGCCAGACTCAGAAGGAAACTGCcgcaacacaacaacagagtACCTGTTGGAAGACTTTAACCTGTGCTGCAAGAAATGTCCCCCTG GACAGCGACAGAAAGTAAAATGCTCCCAATCAACTGACACTGAGTGTGAACAATGTTCACCGGGGCAGTTCCTAGAGGGCTGGAACTACTCTCCCAACTGCCTTTCCTGTAAAATATGCAAACCAA TTAAAGGTCTGCAGGATGTCCAGAAATGTTCCTCTACCACAAGGTCCAAGTGTGGGTGCCAGCCAGGGAGGTATTGCTTCATGGGGTTTGAAAACCTATACTGTGACGAATGTAGGAAGTACACGGAGTGCAAAGCTGGTTATGGAGTACTTACACCAG ggaaGGCTAACTCAAATGTAAAGTGTCAGGGGTGCCCTGATGGGACGTTCTCCGATAGAAAGTCCTCCACAGACCGCTGTCAGCCTCACACAGT ctgtcatgGGAGGGTTGTGAGAAAAGGCAACGCTACTTCAGACAACGTGTGTGAAACTGAAGCTTTTATATCTACCACACAGCCTCGAGTCTTAATAAATAAGGGTGTGGTTACAACTGCAACTACAATGGCGGGCACACTCTCAGCGAACCCAGAGTCAAAGACAGAATCCATACTGTCTCCCAGCACATTTGTTTCAGGCGTAGCGAACAACTATTCAACAAAAAGCCCGCCACCAAGCACAGTATCGGACGTTAAGCTGG GTGCAATCATTGCGACTGTTGTTGGAGTACCaatttttatcatcatcatcattctgcTGTTGCTTTCGAGAACCATCTGGAAGAAAG ATGCTGCAAGATTTCAACCTAAAGTGGATGCAAATGGAAACTGTGAGACTGCTGATAAA ATCAATCAGGGTTATTTGGCGGAAACTCAGGTGACTTCATTCACAACAACTTTACCAGAGCAACAGTGTCTGCTGGAGAAAGGAGAAGCCTACAGTGACCAGACCCAGTGtggaaacaacaaagaaactttGACTAGAACAGAAGGCTGCAGCAGCTCCGAGTCCAACGGACCTTTGCAATCCACCATGCCTCTTCACAATCCATACTCTGGTCTGTCTGAGCCCATGTCTTTACACTCCCACATAGAGCCTGTTGCTCAGCAGACCAGCGTCTCCACACCGTCCTCCACTCAGCCTGTGACAACCAGTCCCCACGTCAACGTCAGCATCATTGTTAACATCGGTAACGGGACTGGTGAGACAACATCTGTCATGCCCACAGACTTGATGCATGTAGACTCTAATCTCCCCtttggagagaaagaggagtcCTCTAGCACCCCACAGCAAGAAGCTGGCAAACAATCACTGATGTCAGTACAGGAGAGCACAACCTGCTGTGCATGA
- the miip gene encoding migration and invasion inhibitory protein isoform X2: MDGLDVLRQRNKDLLDQLKRLSGCSQSRKRDREDEAEESREPAQLLRTLTDGDRGAGRAALARPTVRLADICEGQTGIRSNITTPPLTSKQSGRSAEHTTPSDLFKDSDRHLRVHNRPQDARPKSCLVSHSKEQREVRNRVTFQSNEHEETSASESHHHMQPLLGYDWIAGVLDAEDSLIERSDEFFNDLCTFRSLNKDECVHSLQAEFAEENQSVLPLQTDKNVPEAKTDTHQCTFSYRINSRLFPVPLHSQESCPVCRKHKTSHPHTVAEPALIRVSIPRSALLPSYKYKAHRRSSFDPSDSLGLPSHCLSGWSNKGQSSLPPPSSLDLRSSLNTKNKELEG, encoded by the exons ATGGACGGACTGGACGTTTTACGACAGCGTAACAAGGACTTATTGGACCAGCTGAAGCGGCTGAGCGGCTGCAGTCAGAGCCGCAAGAGGGACCGAGAGGACGAGgctgaggagagcagagagccCGCACAGCTCCTCCGCACCCTGACCGATGGAGACCGCGGCGCGGGCAGGGCTGCCCTCGCCAGACCCACCGTGAGACTCGCGG ATATATGTGAAGGACAAACAGGCATCCGGAGCAATATTACAACGCCACCTTTGACCTCCAAACAGAGTGGACGCTCTGCTGAACATACGACACCGTCTGACCTTTTCAAAGACAGCGACCGACATCTGCGAGTCCACAACAGGCCGCAGGATGCGAGGCCCAAGTCCTGTTTAGTAAGTCACAGCAAAGAACAG aGGGAAGTGCGGAATCGGGTCACATTTCAGTCTAATGAACATGAAGAGACATCCGCCTCAGAGAGTCATCATCACATGCAGCCTTTACTCGGTTATGACTGGATAGCAG GAGTCCTGGATGCTGAGGACTCTTTGATAGAGCGCTCTGATGAGTTCTTCAATGACCTGTGCACATTTCGATCACTCAATAAAGACGAGTGTGTCCACAGCCTGCAAGCAGA ATTTGCTGAGGAGAATCAGTCAGTCCTGCCGCTGCAAACAGACAAGAACGTCCCGGAGGCTAAGACGGACACTCATCAAT GTACCTTCTCATACAGGATTAACAGCAGACTGTTCCCCGTCCCACTTCACTCTCAGGAATCCTGCCCGGTCTGCAGAAAGCATAAAACCTCGCACCCACACACTGTTGCTGAACCAGCTCTCATCAG GGTCAGCATCCCTCGCTCCGCCCTCTTGCCATCTTACAAATACAAAGCTCATCGGCGGAGCAGTTTTGATCCTTCTGATAGTCTGGGGTTACCGTCG CACTGTCTCTCAGGCTGGTCAAACAAAGGTCAGAGCTCACTGCCGCCACCCAGCAGCCTTGACCTGCGGAGCAGTCTGAATACAAAGAACAAAGAGCTGGAG GGCTGA
- the miip gene encoding migration and invasion inhibitory protein isoform X1 yields MDGLDVLRQRNKDLLDQLKRLSGCSQSRKRDREDEAEESREPAQLLRTLTDGDRGAGRAALARPTVRLADICEGQTGIRSNITTPPLTSKQSGRSAEHTTPSDLFKDSDRHLRVHNRPQDARPKSCLVSHSKEQREVRNRVTFQSNEHEETSASESHHHMQPLLGYDWIAGVLDAEDSLIERSDEFFNDLCTFRSLNKDECVHSLQAEFAEENQSVLPLQTDKNVPEAKTDTHQCTFSYRINSRLFPVPLHSQESCPVCRKHKTSHPHTVAEPALIRVSIPRSALLPSYKYKAHRRSSFDPSDSLGLPSHCLSGWSNKGQSSLPPPSSLDLRSSLNTKNKELEDLKVSGSQISDVSRLARHKFQHFSPKRKLGSTSYPLH; encoded by the exons ATGGACGGACTGGACGTTTTACGACAGCGTAACAAGGACTTATTGGACCAGCTGAAGCGGCTGAGCGGCTGCAGTCAGAGCCGCAAGAGGGACCGAGAGGACGAGgctgaggagagcagagagccCGCACAGCTCCTCCGCACCCTGACCGATGGAGACCGCGGCGCGGGCAGGGCTGCCCTCGCCAGACCCACCGTGAGACTCGCGG ATATATGTGAAGGACAAACAGGCATCCGGAGCAATATTACAACGCCACCTTTGACCTCCAAACAGAGTGGACGCTCTGCTGAACATACGACACCGTCTGACCTTTTCAAAGACAGCGACCGACATCTGCGAGTCCACAACAGGCCGCAGGATGCGAGGCCCAAGTCCTGTTTAGTAAGTCACAGCAAAGAACAG aGGGAAGTGCGGAATCGGGTCACATTTCAGTCTAATGAACATGAAGAGACATCCGCCTCAGAGAGTCATCATCACATGCAGCCTTTACTCGGTTATGACTGGATAGCAG GAGTCCTGGATGCTGAGGACTCTTTGATAGAGCGCTCTGATGAGTTCTTCAATGACCTGTGCACATTTCGATCACTCAATAAAGACGAGTGTGTCCACAGCCTGCAAGCAGA ATTTGCTGAGGAGAATCAGTCAGTCCTGCCGCTGCAAACAGACAAGAACGTCCCGGAGGCTAAGACGGACACTCATCAAT GTACCTTCTCATACAGGATTAACAGCAGACTGTTCCCCGTCCCACTTCACTCTCAGGAATCCTGCCCGGTCTGCAGAAAGCATAAAACCTCGCACCCACACACTGTTGCTGAACCAGCTCTCATCAG GGTCAGCATCCCTCGCTCCGCCCTCTTGCCATCTTACAAATACAAAGCTCATCGGCGGAGCAGTTTTGATCCTTCTGATAGTCTGGGGTTACCGTCG CACTGTCTCTCAGGCTGGTCAAACAAAGGTCAGAGCTCACTGCCGCCACCCAGCAGCCTTGACCTGCGGAGCAGTCTGAATACAAAGAACAAAGAGCTGGAG GATCTCAAAGTGTCCGGCAGCCAGATCTCAGATGTGTCTCGCTTGGCTCGTCACAAATTCCAACACTTCTCTCCTAAAAGAAAACTAGGAAGCACATCTTACCCTTTGCACTGA
- the mmel1 gene encoding membrane metallo-endopeptidase-like 1: MGKSESQMDIMEKSSKPGKRRWTVAEIGLSVLLLLVSCALAGLVVLYTSAVKEQSNRSSVSRSSTAEGQLFRSSLNSVCTTADCVTAAARLLQNMDKSVKPCDNFYKYACGGWLERHVIPETSSRHSVFDILRDKLEIVLKGVLETENEQDRDAIRKAKILYSSCMNESLIEQRDSQPLLNLIDSIGDWPVASDDWNTTTEDTWSLEDTLATLTARFHRKVILDMYVWTDDRDSRRHIIYIDQPGLGMPSRDYYFNDGNYKKVREAYLHFMVSIAKITREDRNLTQDDDRVWEEMMQVLELETDIANATSPAEERQDVTVLYNKMTLGELQSTFNFHGFNWTRFIQGVLSSVSIDVQLEEEVVVYSSPYLEKMNEVLARHSSRTVQNYLTWQLISERVNSLSRRFKDARARYRKTLYGTTVEDAWWRECVRYVQSSMENAVGALYVRETFAGESKQMVSDLISKIQQAYVETLEELSWMDAPSKEKAREKAMAIKEHIGYPDHILQESNQKLDKEYTHLNFSQEHYFENILENLKSEAHKSLKKLREPVDPDLWIIGAAVVNAFYSPNRNQIVFPAGILQPPFFSKQQHQALNFGGIGMVIGHEITHGFDDNGRNFDKDGNMLNWWSNYSAEHFKEQSQCMVQQYGNFNWKLAGGQNVSGISTLGENIADNGGVRQAYKAYLKWVEMVGEESRLPGLDMDHKQLFFLNFAQVWCGAYRPEYASQSIKTDSHSPLEYRVLGSLQNFEAFSEAFQCQKGSRMNPELKCRVW, from the exons ATGGGCAAATCCGAAAGCCAAATGGACATCATGGAGAAATCAAGTAAACCTGGAAAGCGTCGTTGGACTGTTGCAGAAATTGGTCTGtccgtgctgctgctgttggtcaGCTGTGCCTTGGCCGGGCTGGTAGTTCTCTACACATCAGCTGTGAAAG AGCAATCTAACAGGTCGAGTGTGTCAAGGAGCTCAACAGCTGAAG GCCAGCTGTTTCGCTCCAGCCTCAACAGTGTGTGCACAACTGCGGACTGTGTTACCGCAG CCGCTCGCCTCTTGCAGAACATGGATAAATCTGTGAAGCCTTGTGATAATTTCTACAAGTACGCCTGCGGGGGTTGGCTGGAAAGACATGTCATCCCAGAGACGAGCTCCCGTCACAGCGTCTTTGACATTCTGAGGGACAAGCTGGAGATTGTCCTCAAAG gtGTTCTTGAGACGGAGAATGAGCAGGACAGAGATGCCATCAGGAAGGCCAAAATACTCTACAGCTCCTGCATGAATGAGA GCCTCATAGAGCAGCGTGACTCCCAGCCCCTCCTGAATCTCATTGACAGTATCGGAGACTGGCCTGTGGCATCAGATGACTGGAACACCACTACAG AGGATACATGGAGCCTCGAGGACACACTGGCAACACTTACTGCTCGTTTCCACAGGAAGGTTATACTCGACATGTATGTGTGGACGGACGACCGTGACTCTCGGCGCCATATAATTTAT ATTGATCAGCCAGGACTTGGAATGCCATCAAGAGATTATTACTTCAATGATGGAAACTACAAAAAG GTCCGCGAGGCCTATCTCCATTTTATGGTTTCTATTGCGAAGATAACCCGAGAAGACAGGAACTTGACTCAGGATGACGACCGTGTGTGGGAGGAAATGATGCAAGTGCTGGAGCTGGAGACAGACATCGCCAAC GCCACATCACCAGCAGAGGAGCGTCAAGATGTCACTGTTCTCTACAATAAGATGACACTTGGAGAGCTGCAGAGCACGTTCAACTTTCAT gGTTTTAACTGGACACGATTTATTCAAGGTGTGCTGTCCAGTGTGTCCATTGACGTCCAGCTCGAGGAAGAGGTGGTGGTGTACAGCTCTCCCTATCTCGAGAAGATGAATGAAGTTCTCGCCAGGCACAGTAGCAG AACTGTGCAGAACTACCTCACCTGGCAGCTCATCAGTGAGAGAGTTAATAGCTTGAGCCGCCGTTTCAAAGATGCCAGAGCCCGCTACAGGAAG ACTCTCTATGGGACCACTGTGGAGGATGCCTGGTGGCGAGAATGTGTCCGTTATGTCCAGAGCAGCATGGAGAACGCAGTTGGGGCTTTGTATGTGCGGGAGACCTTTGCTGgagaaagcaaacaaatg GTCAGTGACCTCATCAGTAAGATCCAGCAAGCTTACGTGGAAACACTGGAGGAGTTAAGCTGGATGGATGCTCCCTCAAAGGAGAAGGCAAGAGAGAAG GCCATGGCAATCAAGGAGCATATTGGCTATCCAGATCATATTCTGCAGGAAAGCAACCAGAAGCTTGACAAGGAGTACACTCAT CTTAATTTTAGCCAAGAACATTACTTTGAGAACATACTGGAGAACCTCAAGTCTGAAGCACACAAGAGTCTGAAGAAGCTCAGAGAACCAGTTGACCCGGACTT GTGGATTATCGGTGCAGCTGTGGTGAATGCATTCTACTCACCCAACAGAAACCAGATAG tGTTTCCAGCAGGAATCCTGCAGCCGCCTTTCTTCAGCAAGCAGCAGCACCAGGCTCTTAACTTTGGCGGGATAGGAATGGTTATCGGACATGAGATCACGCATGGATTTGATGACAACG GGCGCAATTTTGACAAGGATGGTAATATGCTAAACTGGTGGAGTAATTACTCCGCTGAGCATTTTAAAGAGCAGTCACAGTGCATGGTGCAACAATATGGCAACTTCAACTGGAAGCTAGCTGGTGGACAAAAT GTCAGTGGAATCAGCACTTTGGGGGAGAACATTGCAGACAACGGAGGGGTTCGTCAAGCATATAAG GCTTATCTAAAGTGGGTGGAGATGGTGGGTGAAGAATCTCGGCTACCTGGTCTAGACATGGATCACAagcaacttttctttcttaacTTTGCCCAA gtgtGGTGCGGTGCTTATCGGCCTGAGTATGCCAGCCAGTCAATCAAGACTGACTCACATAGTCCCTTAGAGTACAG